The window GGCACCACCGCGAGCAGGGCCGCGGCGAGCGCCACCGAGAGGCAGACGGCCGCCCAGCGCGCGCAGATTCGCCGGCACTCGCTGCGGTAGCGCGCGGCCAGCTGGCGGCACCGCTCCACCGCCCGGTCGACGACGTCCTCGGCGTAGCGCAACCGGTCGGCCGCGTAGGCCCGTTCGAGGTCCTCCCGTTCGGCGGGCGACAGCCAGGGGAACCGGCCCGCGAACGCCTGGGCGTCCCGCTCGGCCGCCGCCACCTCGGCCTCCCAGGCCAGGTAGCCCTCCAGCCGGGCGATCTCCACCCGTGCGTCCACCCGGGGCCGGGCCGGCCCGCCGCCCTTGCCCGGCCGAGGGGTCCGCGCTCTCGGCGGGCGCTCTCTGCCACCCATGACCGCTCCTTGTCCAGCACCCGGGCACCGCGGCGAGCAGCACTGCGGCAGCGGCGCGCACCAGTCGATTGGGTCGGCCGAACGCTCCACCGGCCAGGACAGGCCGGCGGTCGATCGCACCGCAACCACGCAACTACTATCAGTGACCGACGGCGGCCCACGGGACGACTCGCCGGGTCCGGCCGCACCACGGGGCGCCCGCCCGGCCGCCCGCGCTGGGCCGATCGGTGCGACGGCGACCCCACGGAACGCCCGCACGACCGGCGCGGCGGCCCGCCCGGGCGACCCGCCCGCACCCCGAAAACCGGGTGGACACGCTCTGCACACAGGCGTGTACGATCAGCGATCACGGCGGCGCTCTGCCCGACCGCCGGTCCGGCCTGCCCCGGTCCGCCCGGGGTCCGAACCAGGAGGTCAGCCATGCCCGATGCCGGTCGGTTCAGCGAGTCGGGCGAGCAGGGCTCGCAGGCCGTCATGGAGGCGGCCGCGGTGCTGGAGCGCGAGCTGTCCGCCGGGCTGACCGACGCCGAGGCCGCCGGCGACCGGCTGACCGGCGAACACCACGTCGACCAGGAGGAGTTCGACCGCCTGGTGCGCCGGGTCTCGGAGAACACCCACCAGCTGATCGAGGCCGTCAGCAGCCGTCTGCTCGGCAGCACCACCGGCGACGCCGCCGACCAGACCCAGCGCCTCGCCGCCAACGCGCACGACGTCCTCGACCTGCTGCTCAACCTCAGCTCGCTGGCGCCGGCGCTCGCCAACCGGACCATGGAGAGCACCTTCGGGCCCCGGCAGAGCCCGGCCGAGCGCCCCGGCGGGGCCGACGGCCGGCACGGGTGACGACCACCGCCCGGCCGCTCGCCGGCGCCGCCTGCCGGTCGAGCCGGTACTCGCCCGGCAGGCGGCGGACGTGCTGGTGCCCCCTGCTCGTGGGGCAGTGGCCGGTGGCGTACCTGCTGCGGCCGGCCCGGGTCTGGGCGGCGCCGGCACCGATGGCGGCGCTGCTGTCGGTGGTCGCCGCGATCTTCACCATCAACCCGGGCACCTGAGCGTCAGGCGAAGGCCGAAGGCCGGCCGAGGGCGACCAGGCGGTGGTCCTTGGTCCCGACGTAGATCCGGCCCTTGTCGGTGGCCGGCACCGAGAACTTGCTGACCGTGCCGATCGGGAAGGAGCGGCGCAGCTTCAGCGTGCCGTCGACCGGGACGGGGTCGTAGGCACGCAGTTCGCCGCCCTCGCCGTACTGGCCGGTGCCGGACCAGATCACCCAGACCAGGGCGGAGCCGGACCGGGTGCCGTCGGAGGTGACGACGGGTGAGCCGGACATCTTGAGGAAGTCCTCGGCGCTCGTGCCGGCGCTGGTCAGCCGCGGG of the Kitasatospora sp. NBC_01246 genome contains:
- a CDS encoding cytochrome C oxidase subunit I; this translates as MGGRERPPRARTPRPGKGGGPARPRVDARVEIARLEGYLAWEAEVAAAERDAQAFAGRFPWLSPAEREDLERAYAADRLRYAEDVVDRAVERCRQLAARYRSECRRICARWAAVCLSVALAAALLAVVPVALRA